From a single Pseudoalteromonas sp. Scap06 genomic region:
- a CDS encoding efflux RND transporter permease subunit produces MSRFFIDRPIFAWVLAIVVMLAGIIAVKSLPVAQYPSIAPPAITITANYPGASARTLEDSVTQVIEQKMKGLDGLLYMSSTSQSSGSATLTLTFDAETDPDIAQVQVQNKLATATPLLPEEVQRQGVVVAKSSSSFLLVVGFVSQDGSMTNIDIGDYVSSNVQDIVSRVDGVGEVELFGSQYAMRIWLDPAKLQNYKLTPSDVSAAIKAQNAQVSAGQLGGMPSLAGQQLNATVTAQSRLQTPEQFRDILVKTNSDGSVVRLQDVAEVELGGESYGVVARFNGKPASGLGVKLASGANALDTAQGVKDALEELKPFFPQGLEAVVPYDTTPFVALSIEKVVHTLIEAVVLVFVVMYLFLQNFRATIIPTIAVPVVLLGTFGVLFTFGYSINTLTMFAMVLAIGLLVDDAIVVVENVERLMTEEKLSAVEATRKSMDEIKGALVGIAMVLSAVFIPMAFFSGSTGVIYRQFSITLVTAMGLSVLVALILTPALCATLLKPSHVHTDGTFIGRFFSGFNRGFDKTNRGAQSFVGRMIKHSKRYLLSYVLIVGGMVTIFSSLPTAFLPDEDQGILFSQVMLPAGSTTEQTLEVVKKVENHYLEEQSEAVASIFTVTGFSFAGSGQNSAIGFVSLKHWDERQRDDLSVGAVAGKGMGYFSTIKEAFVFAFPPPAIIELGTANGFNMFLQDRVGLGHDELLKARNQLLGMASQSPILAGVRPNGQEDMPELQLDIDLAKAEALGLSQGDINSTLSTAWGSSYVNDFIDRGRVKKVYLQSKADARMVPEDLNKWYVRNKNGDMVPFSAFASSYWSYGSPRLERYNGFSAMEIQGSAAPGYSTGEAMDEMERLVKQLPNGIASEWTAISYQERSSGGQAPLLYGLSLLFVFLCLAALYESWSIPFAVMMIVPLGILGAVMAAFLGNLSNDIYLQVGLLTTIGLASKNAILIVEFANHKMDEGLSLVDSAIAAVRLRLRPILMTSMAFICGVLPLAIASSAGSGAQNALGISIIGGTLAASSLVVIFVPLFFVLVRRLFSGKAKTTSQEEA; encoded by the coding sequence TCATCAACCTCACAGTCCAGCGGATCAGCAACGCTGACATTAACATTTGATGCCGAGACCGATCCAGACATTGCCCAAGTTCAAGTACAAAATAAATTAGCGACCGCTACGCCATTATTGCCTGAAGAAGTTCAGCGCCAAGGTGTAGTAGTGGCAAAATCATCATCAAGCTTTTTGTTGGTTGTTGGTTTTGTGTCGCAAGATGGCAGTATGACTAATATTGATATTGGAGACTATGTATCGTCAAACGTGCAAGACATTGTGTCGCGTGTAGATGGTGTAGGTGAAGTGGAGCTGTTTGGCTCTCAATATGCAATGCGTATTTGGCTCGATCCGGCTAAATTACAAAACTATAAGCTAACCCCCAGCGATGTATCGGCAGCAATTAAAGCACAAAATGCACAGGTGTCAGCAGGGCAACTCGGTGGTATGCCGTCACTTGCTGGGCAGCAGCTTAATGCAACTGTTACTGCGCAAAGTCGATTACAAACACCAGAGCAGTTCAGAGATATTTTAGTAAAAACTAACAGCGATGGGTCGGTTGTTCGCTTACAAGATGTTGCCGAAGTTGAACTTGGCGGTGAAAGCTACGGTGTGGTTGCTCGTTTTAATGGTAAACCAGCATCGGGACTCGGCGTAAAGTTAGCCAGTGGCGCTAATGCACTTGATACCGCGCAAGGAGTAAAGGATGCACTTGAAGAGCTTAAGCCTTTTTTCCCACAGGGGCTTGAAGCGGTTGTGCCTTATGACACAACTCCCTTTGTTGCACTTTCAATTGAAAAAGTAGTACATACTTTAATAGAAGCCGTAGTACTAGTGTTTGTTGTTATGTACTTATTTTTACAAAACTTTAGAGCAACTATTATCCCAACAATTGCTGTACCTGTGGTGCTTTTAGGTACATTTGGCGTTCTATTTACCTTTGGGTATTCAATTAATACGCTCACTATGTTTGCCATGGTACTGGCCATTGGTCTGTTGGTCGATGACGCGATAGTGGTAGTTGAAAACGTAGAACGTTTAATGACAGAAGAAAAGCTCTCTGCGGTCGAAGCAACGCGAAAGTCTATGGATGAAATTAAGGGCGCGCTTGTGGGTATTGCCATGGTGCTGTCGGCGGTATTTATTCCTATGGCATTTTTTAGTGGCTCTACAGGGGTTATTTATCGTCAGTTTTCTATAACGCTGGTAACAGCAATGGGGTTGTCGGTATTAGTGGCGCTTATTTTAACACCTGCATTGTGTGCTACGTTATTAAAACCGAGTCATGTGCATACTGATGGTACCTTTATTGGTCGTTTTTTCTCAGGCTTCAACCGTGGTTTTGATAAAACTAATAGAGGTGCACAAAGCTTTGTTGGGCGAATGATCAAGCACTCTAAACGTTATTTGCTTAGTTATGTTTTGATTGTCGGTGGTATGGTCACTATTTTTTCAAGCTTACCCACTGCGTTTTTACCGGACGAAGACCAAGGTATTCTGTTTAGCCAAGTTATGCTGCCAGCAGGTTCTACAACAGAGCAAACGCTTGAAGTGGTTAAAAAAGTAGAAAACCATTATTTAGAAGAACAATCTGAAGCTGTTGCCTCAATTTTCACGGTTACCGGTTTTAGTTTTGCAGGCTCAGGACAAAACTCAGCCATTGGTTTTGTGAGCTTAAAGCACTGGGATGAGCGCCAACGTGACGATTTATCAGTGGGAGCGGTTGCAGGAAAAGGCATGGGCTATTTTTCAACGATAAAAGAGGCGTTTGTGTTTGCATTCCCACCTCCGGCTATTATTGAACTTGGCACTGCGAATGGTTTTAATATGTTTTTACAAGACCGAGTTGGTTTAGGACACGATGAGCTATTAAAAGCGCGTAATCAGTTATTGGGTATGGCAAGTCAAAGCCCAATTCTGGCAGGTGTTCGTCCTAATGGCCAAGAAGATATGCCTGAATTACAACTGGATATTGACCTTGCAAAAGCTGAAGCTCTTGGTTTATCACAAGGTGATATTAACAGTACACTTTCGACTGCTTGGGGTAGTAGTTATGTTAATGATTTTATCGACCGTGGCCGCGTTAAAAAGGTATATTTGCAAAGTAAGGCTGATGCGCGCATGGTACCTGAGGATCTAAATAAGTGGTATGTACGAAATAAAAACGGAGACATGGTGCCATTCTCAGCGTTTGCTAGTTCGTATTGGTCTTATGGCTCACCTCGTTTAGAGCGCTATAATGGTTTTTCAGCTATGGAAATTCAAGGTAGTGCTGCGCCAGGTTACAGTACAGGTGAAGCTATGGATGAAATGGAGCGCTTAGTAAAGCAATTACCTAATGGTATTGCCTCTGAATGGACTGCTATTTCATACCAAGAACGTTCAAGTGGTGGTCAAGCGCCGCTTCTTTATGGCCTTTCACTATTATTTGTATTTTTGTGTTTAGCAGCACTTTATGAAAGTTGGTCTATCCCATTTGCAGTAATGATGATTGTACCTCTGGGTATATTGGGGGCTGTTATGGCTGCTTTTTTAGGTAATTTATCAAATGATATTTACCTACAAGTTGGTTTATTAACCACCATAGGGCTTGCCTCTAAAAATGCGATATTAATTGTTGAATTTGCAAATCATAAAATGGATGAAGGCCTGAGCTTAGTTGATTCAGCCATTGCAGCCGTACGACTTCGTTTACGCCCTATTTTAATGACCTCAATGGCATTCATCTGTGGTGTACTACCGCTTGCAATAGCCTCCAGTGCAGGCTCTGGTGCACAAAACGCCTTAGGTATCTCAATCATTGGTGGAACACTAGCAGCTTCATCATTGGTGGTGATTTTTGTACCCTTATTTTTTGTTTTAGTGCGTAGACTGTTTTCAGGAAAAGCTAAAACTACCTCGCAGGAGGAAGCATAA